One region of Candidatus Polarisedimenticolaceae bacterium genomic DNA includes:
- a CDS encoding response regulator, which translates to MSGRILVVDDQDDIRETARAVLASAGYEVVAAPSGREALRLARSEPFDLMLLDINMPDLDGWATLRLVRADEALESLRVAMFSVKGEVRDKVASLQDGAVDYITKPFGIDELVARVARILSAVPSASPW; encoded by the coding sequence GTGAGCGGGCGCATCCTCGTCGTCGACGATCAGGACGACATCCGGGAGACGGCGCGCGCGGTGCTCGCGAGCGCCGGATACGAGGTGGTCGCGGCGCCCTCCGGCCGCGAGGCGCTCCGGCTCGCCCGCTCCGAGCCGTTCGACCTCATGCTCCTTGACATCAACATGCCCGATCTCGACGGCTGGGCGACGCTCCGGCTCGTCCGCGCCGACGAAGCGCTCGAGTCGCTTCGCGTGGCGATGTTCTCCGTCAAGGGCGAGGTTCGCGACAAGGTCGCGAGCCTCCAGGACGGCGCCGTCGACTACATCACGAAGCCGTTCGGCATCGACGAGCTGGTCGCGCGCGTCGCGCGCATTCTCTCCGCGGTCCCCTCCGCCTCCCCTTGGTAA
- a CDS encoding EAL domain-containing protein, with protein MDRSTQALEHFRNGYLKLRSALHDRATRIPAYPVLFDELRTLLDQRRKLGVLHVEAANIDLVESLYGWQVFDRTMARLAAVMKAMPGAELPEGTLLAVGGVPADRFVVFVPRTAGGGEPSASDLAAMAAAVKVRLDTALDTDPFATMAPRLLVRVGHSFLSEDPFYRFERRVHAAVEEARTLSERRERDRDRVWGAELRELIRDARIRTVWQPVIEIASGDVFGFEALARGPKDSLFEMPRAMFALSGRVGASGDLDRLCRAAAIRESAEVAGARKLFVNVLPSTLADPEWRDGAVPSLLAASGRRPEDVVVEVSERAVGADAETLAVACSSLRQDGFAIAIDDVGTGRDGGEALDRLRPEYVKVDASVVRGIDRNLVKQEIFATIARQGGAVGARVVAVGIESAPELETVRALGSTYGQGYHFAGPAPRERWVS; from the coding sequence ATGGACCGATCGACCCAGGCCCTCGAGCATTTCAGGAACGGATACCTCAAGCTCCGGAGCGCGCTCCACGATCGCGCGACCCGGATCCCCGCCTACCCGGTCCTCTTCGACGAGCTGCGCACGCTCCTCGATCAGCGCCGGAAGCTCGGCGTCCTCCACGTCGAGGCCGCGAACATCGACCTCGTCGAGTCGCTCTACGGCTGGCAGGTCTTCGACCGCACGATGGCGCGCCTCGCGGCGGTCATGAAGGCGATGCCCGGCGCCGAGCTGCCGGAGGGAACCCTCCTCGCCGTCGGCGGGGTGCCGGCCGATCGCTTCGTCGTCTTCGTCCCCCGGACCGCCGGTGGTGGCGAGCCCTCGGCGTCCGATCTCGCCGCGATGGCCGCGGCCGTCAAGGTGCGTCTCGACACGGCGCTCGATACCGACCCGTTCGCGACGATGGCGCCCCGCCTCCTCGTCCGCGTCGGGCATTCGTTCCTGTCGGAGGATCCGTTCTACCGTTTCGAGCGGCGCGTCCACGCGGCGGTCGAGGAGGCGCGGACCCTCTCCGAGAGGCGCGAGCGCGACCGCGACCGCGTCTGGGGCGCCGAGCTCCGCGAGCTGATCCGCGACGCGCGGATCCGCACGGTCTGGCAGCCGGTCATCGAGATCGCCTCCGGCGACGTCTTCGGGTTCGAGGCGCTCGCGCGTGGACCCAAGGACAGCCTCTTCGAGATGCCCCGCGCGATGTTCGCGCTCTCGGGGCGCGTCGGCGCCTCGGGCGATCTCGACCGCCTCTGCCGCGCCGCCGCCATCCGCGAGAGTGCGGAGGTCGCAGGCGCGCGCAAGCTCTTCGTCAACGTTCTCCCTTCGACCCTCGCCGACCCCGAGTGGCGGGACGGTGCCGTGCCCTCGCTCCTCGCGGCCTCGGGCCGCAGACCCGAGGACGTCGTCGTCGAGGTCTCGGAGCGTGCGGTCGGCGCCGACGCGGAGACGCTTGCCGTGGCCTGCTCGTCGCTACGGCAGGACGGCTTCGCGATCGCGATCGACGACGTCGGCACCGGCCGTGACGGCGGCGAAGCGCTCGACCGCCTCCGTCCCGAGTACGTCAAGGTCGATGCGTCGGTCGTGAGGGGGATCGACCGGAACCTCGTCAAGCAGGAGATCTTCGCGACGATCGCGCGTCAGGGCGGTGCCGTCGGCGCGCGCGTCGTCGCCGTCGGGATCGAGTCGGCGCCGGAGCTCGAGACCGTGCGGGCCCTCGGCTCGACGTACGGCCAGGGGTATCACTTCGCGGGGCCGGCCCCGCGCGAGCGCTGGGTGTCATGA
- a CDS encoding glycosyltransferase family 39 protein, producing the protein MSTRPRRIRRILASPWFLAGVLVLAATFRVWHVLALRQLPLFDRLIVDSEAYDLWAQRIAAGDWLSGARPFYQDPLYPYVLAALYKLFGRDLLLVRLVQVACGVATCGLVAALGRQLAGPAAGNLGALLMALNRAAVFQEGEFEKTALSVFLATLSLVCFLRRGTWWMLGAGVALGLAALTRANLLLMVPAALVYFGWRKEWRPAVALVLGTLVVIMPVTLRNGLVAHEWVLTASGMGQNFYTGNNPANHDGRFRAVPFVRPETAHEEGDFLAEAERRVGHPLTAKEASSYWFRESLHTMEAEPAFAARAMASKAALFWSDVEVADAWDLPFIERFSPPLRPLLPFSLFLGLAVLGLIPALRTEGGRVMAAWIVIYSASVIAFFIFSRYRLHVVPLLAAFAGAGIVWSAERLRQGEGRRLLVPGLAAVALAATSALAFPSYRIEDTTSAASLAELYQERGDFVSARRVVDDALRREPGDARLLCEDGKLRLRLRDAAGAVTSIGRCVQANPYTPDGWYLLGLAQEANGDSTGAQQSYRTQLRYVPGHEGARARLR; encoded by the coding sequence ATGTCGACACGTCCTCGGCGGATCCGCCGGATCCTCGCCTCGCCGTGGTTCCTCGCGGGTGTGCTCGTCCTCGCCGCGACGTTCCGCGTGTGGCATGTCCTGGCCCTCCGGCAGCTTCCGCTCTTCGATCGCCTCATCGTCGATTCGGAGGCCTACGACCTTTGGGCACAGCGGATCGCGGCGGGGGATTGGCTCTCCGGTGCGCGTCCCTTCTATCAGGACCCGCTCTACCCGTACGTGCTCGCGGCTCTCTACAAATTGTTCGGACGCGATCTTCTGCTCGTGCGCCTCGTCCAGGTGGCGTGCGGCGTCGCGACGTGCGGGCTCGTCGCAGCGCTCGGCCGGCAGCTCGCGGGCCCCGCAGCGGGGAACCTCGGCGCGTTGTTGATGGCGCTCAATCGCGCGGCGGTGTTTCAAGAGGGCGAGTTCGAGAAGACGGCGCTGTCGGTCTTCCTGGCGACACTCTCGCTCGTCTGCTTTCTTCGCCGAGGAACCTGGTGGATGTTGGGCGCCGGCGTCGCGCTCGGCCTCGCGGCGCTCACGCGCGCGAATCTCCTGCTGATGGTGCCGGCGGCTCTCGTCTACTTCGGGTGGCGCAAGGAGTGGCGTCCCGCCGTCGCGCTCGTGCTCGGCACGCTCGTCGTCATCATGCCGGTCACGCTGCGCAACGGTCTCGTCGCGCACGAGTGGGTGCTCACGGCGTCGGGGATGGGACAGAATTTCTATACCGGGAACAACCCGGCGAATCACGACGGCCGGTTCCGCGCGGTGCCGTTCGTGCGGCCGGAGACGGCCCACGAGGAGGGGGATTTCCTGGCGGAGGCCGAGCGGCGCGTGGGGCATCCGCTCACGGCGAAGGAGGCGTCGTCGTACTGGTTCCGCGAATCGCTCCACACGATGGAGGCGGAGCCGGCGTTCGCGGCGCGCGCGATGGCGTCGAAGGCGGCGCTGTTCTGGAGTGACGTGGAGGTCGCGGACGCGTGGGACCTGCCGTTCATCGAGCGGTTCTCGCCGCCGCTGCGGCCGCTCCTTCCTTTCTCATTGTTCCTGGGGTTGGCGGTTCTGGGTCTGATTCCCGCATTGCGCACGGAGGGCGGGCGGGTCATGGCGGCGTGGATCGTCATCTACAGCGCGTCGGTGATCGCCTTCTTCATCTTTTCCCGGTACAGGCTCCACGTGGTCCCGCTCCTCGCGGCGTTCGCCGGCGCCGGGATCGTATGGAGCGCGGAGCGGTTGCGTCAGGGAGAAGGCCGCCGCCTGCTCGTTCCCGGTCTCGCCGCCGTCGCGCTCGCCGCGACCTCGGCGCTCGCCTTCCCGTCCTACCGCATCGAGGACACGACGAGCGCGGCGTCGCTGGCCGAGCTGTACCAGGAGCGCGGCGACTTCGTCTCGGCGCGGCGCGTCGTCGACGACGCGCTTCGCCGTGAGCCCGGGGATGCACGCCTCCTCTGCGAGGACGGGAAGCTGCGACTGCGGCTCCGCGACGCGGCGGGAGCGGTGACGAGCATCGGCCGGTGCGTGCAGGCGAACCCGTATACCCCGGATGGGTGGTATCTCCTCGGTCTCGCCCAGGAAGCCAATGGGGACAGCACCGGAGCGCAGCAGTCTTATCGCACGCAGCTCCGGTACGTGCCGGGGCACGAGGGAGCGCGGGCCCGTCTCCGTTGA
- a CDS encoding ATP-binding protein gives MTLPSALVGLLAVIVAVAAAGAMALLFAARRGSRRETQEIVRVLEEMRGGRPRGRLEIEPRSPYAPIADAANRLGQDLSVRWARTEAAGEAYHALQDAATGYGVVATDADGDLRIVSPGAVSLFGWEEEALVGRNVAMLFDEASWKDVLPKLARRSLRERGIESRGVMVRKDGTRFSARLTIRLLRGPSDDHPGFLVVVQDVSDQDRETTGKHRDEERAQDILEKLPGGVGVVQGGRIVSGNGALRALLEIESGELPGFALRDRVATGDVLVVQDALSAIERGDGPPRFEGTLRLRDAAGREGPKVSWLAIAHRHEGRAGALVVFRDETALGRAQGAVAAQEARLATILDTIDEAVVLVEDGPGGPRVRFANPAFAHLFGLAASSAAGATEGDLLRTLRDRGELGAAAAACLAAAEATTVEDVVTAGTRTVALAARPLGGPDGPVTGRLLLARDVTAQSARDAERARDTASLRRRLEAAETAQAKLRALHDDLASRRAEAERLNQELQRLDTMKSDLLANVSHELQTPLVSIRGYTEMILKGRLGPINDEQKQGLSLSLRNIDRLIAMIDNLLAFARMDRDGGAIDLRVFPPAAVADEALALLREKIEAKELRVTRTAADPALLVRADRDKILQVFVNLLSNAVKFNRDRGSIAIEFARGKPGFALVHVKDTGSGIAREDLEKIFDRFYQAGSRAGEGGKEGTGIGLAIVRNILRLHGCVIHATSTPGEGTIFSFTLPIAAEREAEPPRPVAVPDPEPPVAEDPPAHEAPERPRLRIIRR, from the coding sequence ATGACCTTGCCGTCCGCTCTCGTCGGCCTGCTCGCCGTCATCGTCGCCGTCGCGGCGGCGGGGGCGATGGCGCTGCTCTTCGCCGCGCGGCGCGGCAGCCGGCGCGAGACGCAGGAGATCGTCCGGGTGCTCGAGGAGATGCGCGGAGGACGTCCGCGCGGGCGTCTCGAGATCGAGCCGCGCTCGCCTTACGCGCCGATCGCCGACGCGGCGAACCGGCTCGGCCAGGACCTGTCCGTTCGCTGGGCGCGCACCGAGGCGGCGGGCGAGGCATACCACGCGCTTCAGGACGCCGCGACCGGCTACGGCGTCGTCGCCACCGACGCCGACGGCGATCTCCGAATCGTCTCGCCGGGCGCGGTGTCGCTGTTCGGCTGGGAAGAGGAGGCGCTCGTCGGCCGGAACGTCGCGATGTTGTTCGACGAGGCATCGTGGAAGGACGTCCTTCCGAAGCTCGCGCGCAGGAGCCTGAGGGAGCGCGGCATCGAGTCGCGCGGCGTCATGGTGCGGAAGGACGGGACGCGATTCTCCGCGCGCCTGACCATCCGCCTCCTCCGCGGCCCGTCCGACGATCACCCCGGTTTTCTCGTCGTCGTGCAGGACGTGTCCGACCAGGACCGCGAGACGACCGGCAAGCATCGCGACGAGGAGCGGGCGCAGGACATCCTGGAGAAGCTGCCGGGGGGCGTCGGCGTCGTCCAGGGCGGACGCATCGTCTCCGGCAACGGCGCGCTCCGCGCCCTCCTCGAGATCGAGTCCGGCGAGCTGCCGGGCTTCGCGCTCCGCGATCGCGTGGCGACCGGCGACGTGCTCGTCGTGCAAGACGCGCTCTCTGCGATCGAGCGCGGCGACGGGCCGCCGCGGTTCGAGGGAACGCTCAGGCTTCGCGACGCGGCGGGTCGCGAGGGTCCGAAGGTGAGCTGGCTCGCAATCGCCCACCGCCACGAGGGGCGCGCCGGAGCGCTCGTCGTCTTCCGGGACGAGACGGCGCTGGGACGGGCGCAGGGCGCGGTCGCGGCGCAGGAGGCGCGGCTCGCCACGATCCTCGACACGATCGACGAGGCGGTCGTCCTCGTCGAGGACGGTCCCGGAGGGCCGCGCGTACGCTTCGCCAACCCCGCCTTCGCGCATCTCTTCGGACTGGCGGCGTCGTCGGCCGCCGGGGCGACCGAGGGGGACCTGCTCCGCACGCTCCGTGACCGGGGCGAGCTCGGCGCCGCGGCCGCGGCGTGCCTCGCCGCCGCCGAAGCGACGACGGTCGAGGACGTCGTCACCGCGGGAACGCGCACGGTGGCGCTCGCCGCGCGCCCGCTCGGAGGTCCCGACGGTCCGGTCACCGGCCGTCTCCTCCTCGCGCGCGACGTCACCGCGCAATCCGCGCGCGACGCCGAGCGCGCGCGGGACACCGCGTCGCTCCGGCGAAGGCTCGAGGCGGCGGAGACGGCGCAGGCGAAGCTGCGCGCGCTCCACGACGATCTCGCGTCGCGCCGGGCCGAGGCCGAGCGGCTGAACCAGGAGTTGCAGAGGCTCGACACGATGAAGTCCGACCTGCTCGCGAACGTCAGCCACGAGCTGCAGACGCCGCTCGTATCGATCCGCGGCTACACCGAGATGATCCTCAAGGGGCGGCTCGGGCCGATCAACGACGAGCAGAAGCAGGGGCTCTCGCTCTCGCTGCGCAACATCGACCGTCTCATCGCGATGATCGACAACCTCCTCGCCTTCGCCCGGATGGACCGCGACGGCGGCGCCATCGACCTGCGCGTCTTTCCGCCGGCGGCGGTCGCCGACGAGGCGCTCGCGCTCCTGCGCGAGAAGATCGAGGCGAAGGAGCTGCGCGTCACGCGCACGGCGGCCGATCCCGCGCTCCTCGTGCGCGCCGACCGGGACAAGATCCTCCAGGTCTTCGTGAACCTCCTCTCGAACGCCGTGAAGTTCAACCGCGACCGCGGCTCGATCGCGATCGAGTTCGCGCGCGGCAAGCCCGGCTTCGCGCTCGTCCACGTCAAGGACACCGGAAGTGGGATCGCGCGCGAGGATCTCGAGAAGATCTTCGATCGCTTCTATCAGGCGGGAAGCCGCGCGGGCGAAGGCGGAAAGGAAGGGACCGGCATCGGGCTCGCGATCGTGCGGAACATCCTGCGGCTGCACGGGTGCGTCATCCACGCGACGAGCACTCCGGGCGAGGGCACGATCTTCTCGTTCACCCTCCCGATCGCGGCGGAGCGCGAGGCCGAGCCGCCGCGGCCGGTCGCCGTCCCCGATCCCGAGCCTCCGGTCGCGGAGGATCCCCCCGCGCACGAGGCGCCGGAGCGTCCGCGCCTTCGCATCATCCGCCGCTAG
- a CDS encoding PilZ domain-containing protein, translating to MTTILLGKECSSFLELDDSVLQRAEVRFVWAETTDTFVPLAREHRPDLVVLDPHVPGLDAFAAAAQILEALGDSVTVLALGNSADAARAEAAGIAGLVTRPLTQARLVEAIKKYHPVAFRRDERAEVALKVTIVRGGVEGLAYTRDMGIDGCFLLTHEPAAAGESIALAFQLPIPGAREVRAEAEVVRVESAGIALRFTTIAAADRVELGRYLRAQRRGVA from the coding sequence GTGACGACGATCCTCCTGGGGAAGGAGTGTTCCTCCTTCCTCGAGCTCGACGATTCCGTGCTGCAGCGCGCGGAGGTGCGTTTCGTCTGGGCCGAGACGACCGACACGTTCGTGCCGCTCGCTCGCGAGCATCGCCCCGACCTCGTCGTTCTCGATCCTCACGTCCCCGGGCTCGACGCCTTCGCCGCCGCGGCGCAGATCCTCGAAGCGCTCGGCGACTCGGTGACCGTCTTGGCGCTCGGCAACTCCGCCGACGCGGCGCGCGCGGAAGCGGCCGGCATCGCCGGGCTCGTCACGCGACCCCTCACGCAGGCGCGGCTCGTCGAGGCGATCAAGAAGTACCACCCCGTGGCGTTCCGCAGGGACGAGCGCGCCGAGGTCGCGCTCAAGGTGACGATCGTGCGCGGCGGCGTCGAGGGGCTCGCCTACACGCGCGACATGGGGATCGACGGCTGCTTTCTCCTCACGCACGAGCCGGCCGCGGCCGGCGAGAGCATCGCGCTCGCGTTCCAACTCCCGATCCCCGGCGCGCGCGAGGTGCGCGCCGAGGCCGAGGTCGTGCGCGTCGAGTCCGCGGGGATCGCGCTCCGCTTCACGACGATCGCGGCGGCGGACCGGGTCGAGCTGGGCCGCTACCTGAGGGCGCAGCGCCGGGGTGTGGCGTGA
- a CDS encoding RNA polymerase sigma factor translates to MAVTPAHFDAWYTELRVPLRGYLRRITGSAAAADDLFQETWVRLLTHPPRTADLPSVRAYVFTIASRLATDAWRRDSWLQRWLKPRRPQPDGTGDEIDDLPSDTELAPDAQAAMREQVVHALACLSPRERALVWLAHVEHYDHDEIAAILDLRPRSIRVLLHRARKRAAAALRETKTPRGAP, encoded by the coding sequence GTGGCGGTGACGCCGGCCCACTTCGACGCCTGGTACACCGAGCTGCGCGTCCCGCTGCGCGGGTACCTGCGGCGCATCACGGGGAGCGCCGCTGCCGCCGACGATCTGTTCCAGGAAACGTGGGTTCGCCTCCTGACCCATCCGCCGCGGACCGCCGACCTGCCGTCGGTCCGCGCCTACGTCTTCACGATCGCGTCGCGACTGGCCACCGACGCCTGGCGTCGCGATTCCTGGCTCCAACGCTGGCTCAAGCCGCGCCGCCCGCAGCCCGACGGGACAGGCGACGAGATTGACGATCTTCCGTCGGACACGGAGCTCGCGCCCGACGCGCAGGCCGCGATGCGGGAGCAAGTCGTCCACGCGCTCGCGTGCCTTTCCCCTCGCGAGCGAGCGCTCGTATGGCTCGCCCACGTGGAGCACTACGACCACGACGAGATCGCCGCGATTCTGGACCTCCGGCCGCGGAGCATTCGCGTCCTGCTTCACCGTGCGCGGAAGCGCGCCGCCGCGGCGCTCCGCGAGACGAAGACCCCTCGAGGTGCGCCGTGA